In Gossypium hirsutum isolate 1008001.06 chromosome D06, Gossypium_hirsutum_v2.1, whole genome shotgun sequence, one genomic interval encodes:
- the LOC107901038 gene encoding 20 kDa chaperonin, chloroplastic encodes MATSQLTASSVTASARNLASLQGLRLSTVKFSSFGTLKPGALTSRSFKRLVVKAATVVAPKYTSVKPLGDRVLVKIKETEEKTEGGILLPTTAQSKPQGGEVVAVGEGKTIGNTKLESSVKTGAQVIYSKYAGTEVEFNGANHLLLKEDDIVGLLETDDIKDLKPLNDRVFIKVSEAEEKTAGGLLLTEASKEKPSIGTVIAVGPGTLDEEGNLKPLSVSPGNTVLYSKYAGNDFKGNDGSNYIALRASDVMAALY; translated from the exons ATGGCTACATCTCAGCTAACAGCGTCGTCAGTGACAGCATCAGCTAGGAACTTGGCTTCATTACAAGGGCTTAGGCTGTCCACTGTCAAATTCTCTTCCTTTGGAACATTAAAGCCTGGGGCTTTGACCAGCAGGTCCTTCAAACGTTTGGTTGTTAAAGCGGCTACCGTTGTTGCCCCTAAG TACACTTCAGTTAAGCCCTTGGGTGACAGGGTGTTGGTGAAGATTAAAGAAACAGAGGAGAAGACTGAGGGTGGCATTTTGCTTCCAACAACTGCTCAATCAAAGCCTCAAGGAGGTGAGGTGGTTGCTGTTGGTGAAGGGAAGACAATTGGGAATACCAAATTGGAAAGTTCTGTGAAG ACTGGTGCTCAGGTCATATATTCCAAGTATGCTGGGACGGAGGTCGAGTTCAATGGTGCAAATCATCTTCTCCTAAAAGAGGATGACATTGTTGGACTTCTTGAAACCGATGACATAAAAGATCTCAAACCTCTGAACGACAGAGTTTTCATTAAG GTTTCGGAAGCTGAGGAGAAAACTGCAGGAGGTTTGTTGCTGACCGAGGCAAGCAAAGAAAAACCTTCCATTGGAACG GTGATAGCTGTTGGACCCGGTACTTTAGATGAGGAAGGTAACCTAAAGCCACTATCGGTCTCGCCTGGAAACACCGTCCTGTATTCAAAGTATGCTGGGAATGACTTCAAGGGCAATGATGGTAGTAACTATATTGCTCTGAGAGCATCTGATGTAATGGCTGCGCTCTATTAG